DNA from Debaryomyces hansenii CBS767 chromosome A complete sequence:
CACTATAAAATGACGACTTCCAAACGGCGAGATGCAATGGTTGTATGTGAAACTAAGATCTCACAGGGTAATGAAAGGCTAGCTCCTCTTGTTTTAGATGCAGAAAGTAAATGCCCAAGAACTCAAGTTAATATAACAAACGAAGATACCAATGAATCTATTAGCACGGAATACGAAAGGGCTCAAGAGGCAGTCAAAGAAGCCGAAAAATCAGTTGGAAGGTCTTATCAGGAAATccaacaagaattattaacaAATAAGGACACCAAGGAAGTCTGCGAAGAAAGAGTAATAGACttagataaaatttatCGATCATTATCGGATGATTTGAATAGTagatttaattatttacataCAACAATTCTAAAGAATATCAACGAagcatcttcttcttttgaaagatCTTTGGCATTAAGAGGGTTTAAAGGTGAGTTGAAGTTTGATTTTGGCGAGAAGAGTTTAACCATGCTAGTTCAAACCAAAGGCGACTCTAAAAAAAGAACAGTCGAATCCTTATCAGGTGGTGAAAAATCATTTACTCAAAtagcattattattagctaTTTGGAAAGTAATGGATTCTAAAGTACGTGGATTGGATGAATTCGATGTTTTCATGGACTCGGTAAATAGATCTATTAGTATCAAGCTTTTATTAAGTGAATTGAGAAAATATCCGAAGTCTCAATCCATTTTCATTACTCCTCAAGATATTGCAGTAGTAGGTGATTTGGACAGTAAAGATGTGAAGATTCATAAAATGAATGACCCAAGAAGTGATAATTAATTTACGAATGCTATGTACAATGCTTATTTACatgtatataatattaatgatataatagtaattataataatgaaaaggaataatttttaatcCCTCATGCGAACTAATTTAGAATACTTAAGTTCGTTTGCAGTTGAGCATAGACTTTTCaacttattgaattgtGGTTCATCTATGAGAATGGTAATTGGACTATTAACCGTAGACAAACGTAAGAGATTGTCTAAGTAAACCAGTATTTTCTCTAAAGTAATACCTCGATATGATAACATGGTcgaaatgaaaatttcatgAAGTTTCATTGAAAACATGTTAACGTTTGCTCTCTGATTGACGCTCTCCTGAAATAGTTTTATTTCATGAAGTAACTGGTATGTTTGCTCAGCTTCATTAAACTGGGTATAATCACTATCAATATCAAGGCTGTTAAACCTATGTTTGCAAGCTTCAAATAGATAAATGAAGTCCTCCTCTCGAATAAGAACATTTGAATAAACTTTTGGATAAATCTTGGGTAATTTAACTAACAACAGAAATGCCTCATTTATATATCCTAACTCACACAAGCACGAGTTGATAAATATGTGTAGCATGAAATGACATCCTGATATATAGTTCATTAACGAATCGAGACGTTCTGGTCCGGAGTTGTTCATTAAatgttgaatatttgagTTTATTAATGAGCGAAAATAAGGTAAATCGCTTAATCTCAACGATCCATCGACAACAGGAATATAGGAATGACCTGGATATGTATATacatttctttcttcatcggGCctgaataatttcatatttaacTCTTTTGATGATGCCTCTTCTTGAAAATCTAGGCTTGTCTTTATTTTATCAGGAACCTGGGATATGGAATCATAATTATTGTTCTTGATATTGTCTCTTCTCCAGCGAAAATGACTAAATGCAGACATTTTAGGCGTTGAAATGCTTTCATTCTTCTTATAGTTCCTATGCCCCTTGAAAATAAATGCGAGAGTACGAAAATGCTTAAGGGCTTCCCCCAAATTACCTTCGTTACTGTAGGCTTCTACAAGTGAACACCTTAACGACTTGTAAGTATCTGCATGCCCTGAATACGAGTAAAACCGCTTATGGTAATTTAATACGCCGTTAATTCTCATAGGATCACGGTTGTTCAGGAATATCAGACCCAATTTCTCTAACAATGAATTTGCAACCAAAAAAGGGATATAGCTATTCTGAAAATTAATGCCTGTTGATTCTCCAGAACGAGTTTGATGGTTGTCTATAAGTTCGTGGTATATTAAGCATGATCCAAGATAATGCCCCAATTCACAGGTCTTAGATATATAATACGACCATAATTCATTACTCAAATTAAAGTTAGGAATCTTGTCAAGAAGTATATGCAATAAAGTAGTAGCAGCACTTATGTTCTCTGCTTTTATAAGgttgaatatgaaaatcTCTAGCAAATTGACATTCAATTTGTGATGTAAGTTTTCGACTATGAATTGATAAACTTCTGCTTGATCAGAATTATTACTGCTGAGAAGCAATTGGAGCGCAATATTTTGCTTAAGACAATCTCTTATTTCATTTctgttcaatttttctaagTACTCTTGTACGTATgtatgataatgatttggaATGTTGGATATAGTTTCAAGGAAATCATTCATGAGATATGAGTCGTTATTATCGATGGGAGTGGTATAAAAAGCACTGTCAAGTATACTTCTAATAGAATTACGATCTGGATTTTGTTTTACATCATTGAACCTGTCGTAGTATTGACCATAAGTCTTATCATTTCTGTAGTTGTGAGATTGGCATAATTCACTATATGTcctttttatatttgatacTGGAGGTTTTAAAAGTCTCTTTCGGAGGTACCTGGACCACATCACCTGTTAACTCAATCGGGGAGTCTTTTTACGAAATCTATCCTTTGTTCCCACTATTGTATGGCCTCTAACCAGAGTTGTACTTGTTGatagttgaaaaattatttagtaCCGTTCTCGATTACATAATCTCGATTATCaccaaaatttatttgaaaaattcttcaagtatTGACAATCATAATAGAACAGTCATTTAGTACAGAGATATACGTAAAATATGTTCAGGACATGCATGGCTCGGTCGCAACGAGCCATTAGAATACAAAATGTATTAAGACCTAATATTTTGTCCGTAACACCGGTTTTTCTTAACCAAACTTCGACGGTTCGTTTTAATTCCACCAAATCGAGTGAAATCGCTGATAAAGTGtcagaaatcaaaaatgaattaacaTCTTTTGATCACCAAGCAAGCCCTACAGGATATGTCAGTGACATGACATCAGATCAATTAGGGTATTTAGACTCCATCGGGTTAGCACAAGGGTACGGGCCAACTGCTCTTATTGAACgtttattagaatattCACATGTCTACACAGGTTTACCATGGTGGGCCACAATTATCGTTACAACTGTTGCAGTTAGGTCTGTTATGTTTCCATTATATGTAAAAGCATCCATTAACGGGGCAAAAATGGCAAAAATCAAACCTGAATTGGATCAAGTTATGCAGGAATTAAGAGAAGCAGAAAACCCACAGGAACAAGTCCAGGCTGCTCACAAAAGAAAGGCTTTAATGAAAGATAATGATGTGCATATGTCGCACCAGATGTTCCCTGTATTACAATTACCAATTGCTTATGGGTTTTTCCAAGGGTTAAGAAAGATGGCTAATCACCCAGTTGAAGGCTTTTCTACCCAGGGTAATGCGTGGTTCGCAGATTTAACTCAAGTCGATCCATACTGTGGATTGCAAATTATCTCTGCCGCTGTAGTTGTTAGTATGGTAAGATTAGGTGGTGAAACTGGTGCAGCTGCCATGAATccaatgatgaagaaggttATGACTTATGTTCCAATTCTTTCTATCTTTATTACTAAGGAACTTTCAGCAGCCGTTGTTTTGTATTTTGCGGCCAATTCAATCTTTTCGTTTATCCAGGCTTTGGTGTTGagaaataaatacttcCGTAAGTTTGCCAAAATGCCGCCAATTGTGGCTCCAGCATCGATTCCTGGTGCAAAACAACCCCCTGCAACGGTTAGTGAGTGGTGGAAAGAATTCAACCAGAACATGAACCAAAATGTCgggaagaaaatgaaagagTCTAATACTAAATTAGGAGCTATCCATAAGAGAAAGAGTGGAATTAGTAATGGGTTTATCAAGAAACATTAACTAGATTGTAAATAGCCAACGAAGAAACTGTTATTATAGTAATATATGTTTAAATATATACgagaaaatgaaagaattcaaaCCAGAAATATGTATTTCGTTATGTATAAATTAGGTAAAATAAGTGAACTGAATgttaaaagaaaaaaaaggGTCCTGATGCATATATAGTAGAACCATGACTTACGATCCATCTTGGAATACATAGTCATAGTTAGTAATTAATTTCTCCAAAATGGAATTCATGAAACCAAAGTTGTTGATTAAACAATCTAAATTGCTTGCTTCAGTTAAGGCCGGTCCAATTACGGTAGCCAAATTTGATGCAGTCATCTTATTATGTTCACTGAATTGTGAAACTTTTTGTAAAtgctttaataataattttaaagtcTGATAGTTTGGGGTAGATAGgttttttaatatttgcctataattttcaataacaCTTGAACTATCGGATTTCTCAGGCGATTCTTTTTCTAGAGTAAAAAAACCTTCGATTACTTGATCAATCAATAGAGCATCGGGTAATTCTCTAAAATAAGATTTAACACAGCTTGCTAGGGTATGCGGATTATAAGCCCTTTCATTGAAGCTTATAGTTCCGgttttatcaataatagatTTGACATGATTTAACTCACTTACTGACGAGCTGATTCTATAAATTCCGGTATCCTTTATGCCTTCGTTCTCAATCTCTTCAAATATGACAACCAAAAATCTAGGTACTAATGATTGGTCTCTGTTGCATACAACTTCAATTGGAATTCCAAATGTACTGCAAGAATGATTAGCTTTAAGATTTAAATTCTTAGAATAAAACCAGTGTCGATTAGCGTAATTTAATTTGACGAGCCAATCATTCAATTCACTCTCATTAGGTGcttgaaagaaagaatCCTCATTTGGAGAATCAGAATCGATTTTGAATGCGAATGGCAAGGAATACACTGGGAAGatcttcttgtttttcaaCGGGATAATTAAAAATGCCTTTTGCTTTGGATCAGCATATGATTCTACATTAGGCAATTCATTGGAACTTATGATCCTTTCTGATGTACTTGATgcatttaaagaaaatggcCTTGATTTACTGAATATTCCACTAATCTTAAACCTcgaagatgaatttgacTTATAAGACAAGGATTGACGCCTCAAGCTGGAACTCGATGACTTCTTTGACAAGGTGTGCATTGACGAAGTAGGGTTAATGCTCATATTTGAACCACTGCCATCCCTCATAtgtttctttttattatctaATGCTAGAATCTTATGTTGATCATGTAAAACAGACCGGAATAGCCTGGACCTTTCTTTATCTTGTCCAACAATGAAGTCTTTAATTCTTTGCCTATTAACTAGCGATTCatccaatttcaataagaaGTCAAATTCCCTGTTTTCATGACAATTGAATCCATTTGATTCTTGTCCATCAATGTCTTCAATACAcaattctttaataattttgtaaatcaaatatctcttattgaagttaatgATTTGTTTATGAAAGCTTGGGCATTTATTCGCTTCGATTAAATTCTCAATTATCCAGCCAAAACAAGGTAACAATGGTTCATTAATAGCAAAGTTAGCTTCACTAATATTTGTAGGTAATAACAGattgatatcatcaaatgataaatttgatgaatcgTCATTTAAACTCATCGAGGCTTTTATCCATAAGCTGGCAAACAACCTACTTTCCGGCAAATAAATAACATTAGAAATTGCGGTTTCAATACAAGATGGAATGTTATCTTGGTCGCCCTCAAAAACAAACTGATTGTCactcattttcattttagAAATCTTAAGCATAAGTAACAATGTTTTCATACGATCTAATCGTTCATCAACAGTGATATTCAAATCAGATAGTTGAATTAACAAATAACTTCTAAACTTGAagtataatttgaaaagtttaCGGAAAACTAGCGgaaattgtttcaaaaCTAATTGCTTTTCTTGAGGATCTGAAAGTGATtcgaagaaattgaagatgttCGAGATAATCATGTTATCATCGTTAGTAGAAGCCTTTTGGAGATTAAAGCCTAGCAATGAATGCTTTTCGAATTGGTTCtctaaaattttatagATTTTTATCCAATCTTCTGTCTTTATCAACTTATAAAATGTAGTCAATagtttattgaatttatgtAAAAATTTCTCCAccttatttaaatttttatggCCCGGTaaatttctattaattGGAACATCATGTAACGAGTTACTAAATCTGAACTCTTTAATAAGATTTTCGTCAAACTTCAGCATTTCGATTGGCCTGTAAGtctttttaataaataacttcttcaatttcttgtaataCTTCACTAAATTTTCGAATGCCTTTTCTAGGTGTGAATCAAtcttatttgaattataccattgcaaaatttcattgctgaacaatttcaataatttaataaatatttttttattaattaaatcattcacAAAGTTGGAgtaaaaattattaatcaatACAATTAATacttttaaaatatttgtttgaatttctAGCAAAGCCTCATAGTCAACATTACctaattcatttatattgaCAGAAGTGTCGAGGTTCCAGTTTGGGAATTCGAGCTGCAGCTGAATATCGACATTTCCATTTTTTATAAGgtataattttttcataattgaaataattgcATTActtgaattaatgaatcTGTGAGACAATTTATCCAATAACTCTTTAGTGGttatgaaagaattatagttcaataaaaatacaaatcTGTATTCTGACAAATTGATGGAAATATTTTcgttaaaatattttgcatcaattaataacaaatcaattaatctATCAATAGAAGCATATTTTGGAATGTAACCACTGTGTGGAGAAAATTTCGACGAATCACTGGAAATAAGACTATAATTTTTGGAGCgcttatttttattaataggtttttcttcattttgaatCGTAGGTTCtgaattatcattgatGTCAATATGATTGAATTTATctgaattcaaaatatcatctaCGTCAATTCCTAAACCGGGgatttcatcatcatcgtcatcttctAATCCCTGCAAAGTTGATGAGTTGATAAATGATGATTCCAAATCAGTCACAAAATCGTCAACACGTAAGGTCAACTCGTCATcaattacaaaattatGCTTTATTACTGAAGAATCTAAGCTTTGAAGTTTGCTTTTCTGCTCTGacagaatattttgcaaaagtaaatcatcatatttCGCTAGTGCGatcttgaaataattattattgaatgttGGAATCTTAGATGCCCGATCATCTCCTAAAGATTGTTGTTGTGATGATGGtaaagaaatattactGTCATTTAACGGCGTATTCAACGAGCCCAGCGAATCGTTAGAATGAATCGATATACTGGAAATCGTTGCATTAGGACCGTCCGAATTAGCAGACAGGGTATCTATAGGCACTTTCAAGTACGATTCTGGTAATTCGGGCTCCATCAATAATGAtagtttcattattttttctaaattagTAGAATCACAGTTAActtcaatcaattttaataattttttatgCAAATCAGTATTaatattggaagaagaCGAATCTTTATACTTAGCAGGTAAGGGTTTAGTATCGTCACTATTAACTCCTAAGTATAAGACCTGGTTTAAACtttcatttgaaaagaTAAAGCCCATATTATCATATCTCCTCAATAcatcatcattatatttaataatttcatcataatTAGTTAAGCTTGACAAATACTCATTCCATCTGTTAAAAgaataattaattcttttccATATAGATTCCAACTCATTTATATCGGTGGAATGATTGTTCATGATTAAATCACCAAAATACGGTATTACATTTTCTTTAGGATAAATCTTACCCAAACCTCTTGGTGCCATTATATGGTACGAATCTCTGGAAGTAAAATCATCAAACTTTAAATTCAAACTATCAGAAGTTTTAGAGATTTGGTCACTATTAATCGAACCATTAACAAGAAATCTTCTGTCCAACTCAAATAAAACAGGCGACCAATCGTTTTTTAATAGTCTGATATAATCTGGTGAAACGAGATACCAAATTCTTGTTAGTCTCAAGATTGGTTGtgataatataattgaagCAATACCAAGCCATGATGACATGTTACCAGATTTTTCAAGGAAACAACCCAAGTCGATCCACTTCTCAATCAATCTGGCCTTTCTTTCtaagaaattattgtttttaCCGCTGATATTCTCAATGAACATATGGTTTATAAGTAAACGTGACAAATAGTGAATATGATggtcattatcaaaaattaatggattttttttataGAAAAAGTCTTGTGCACTGTTATCTTTAAGTGATGAATATAATAGTAATGATTTATCGATGTTTGAGTTCCAATTCTTAAAAAAGTTCAAGTCTATAAAATTGATTGTCTTGgaaaaatcaattacatTAATGTCgttaataaatacattGGAATTCAAAGCATGGAAAGGATTTTCAGATGGTAGATCATAGGTAACCAGTTCGATTATAGAATTTTGTTTTCCCACCAAGTTAGTTTTAAATGCTTGTACCTTATGTACAATATCATCGTGCTGCAAGTTATCTGATAAAActtcaattattttcaaaataataggGTAGACCTCACATCTGACTAAAAACCCTTGGAAGTTTTCTTCTATGTTGGATAATAATCGTAATATTCTTTCAGTCATTATCTGTGCATTGAATTCTCCTTTGAGTTTTGAGTCAAATAAGTTTGTTAAAAAGGATAAAACCAACCTTATTACCGCCCCAAAATCAGGAAACAATGGCAACGTTTCTATTAATTGGCCTGTAGATATAGTATAGAGAGAGTTGGTTTGAAACAACAAGAAGTGCACGAGGGCTTCGACCGTCGAGTCGAGTAAAAACTGGCGTCTGTCGAAATCATACTTCAATCCCGGGTGTGCCATGTCTATCCTGAAGAACGTCAATTGCGGGAATTCATTCAGAGTGTCTTCTTGCGCTACAGACTGCTCCAGCACCCctgattcattattatgGTTGAAAATATCCGGATGTTGATCGGCCTCTTCTGTCGCGTCGGCGAGCTGGAACCGTCTGGCATTCAACACCATTGGCTTGTACAAGTACATATGTGATCCCTTCAATTCAGCTCTATATACCCTCAACATGTTTTCGCTCATATCATGCACTGAACTGGTCCCTACCGTTACATTGAGCCATGCGTTCTTTACTGTGTGTTGATCGTAGTCGTTCTTTGCGAGTGTTGATACCGATCTCACCGAATTCTTGGTTCCCACTGTATAATCTGATTCCGAACTTTCAGGTATGCTTCCGATGGTTGAATTGGCCAATGTGGATTGATCATCTAAACCATCGCTTTCTCCATGGCCGCCGCTGGGCTTTTCGTGTTCTTGTTGTTCATTGCTTGAGTAAATCAGCATGAAACTCTTTCTTTTGTCCCGTTCTTTTCTCTGACTCCAGATCTTTCTCATCTTGACTATCTACTGTTAGTTGCAGGATATCCTCCTGTAGTGGccttcaaataattgtatGTTTAGAAAGAAATACTTGTGTTGATTCGGATTGCgcttatttaaattttgagaaaattttgataccGCGTATTGCCCAAGGAGGCTATTAGCCTTGACGAAGCTAACTGAATATCGAAATTATTGCTATTGTCTAGAAACGACCAACATGATCAATTATATACGATGTAATGGACGTCAATCTGTAGTGATGTTTACGCTTGGCGATTAGTTTAAGGTATGGCTACGAAGTTGGTTCTCAGAGTTACCAATTGGTCATATtggttgaaatattataacTAGTTAATACGATTGTTAGGTTATTAGATGTCTATTAGATGACTAGATACTACAGCTTGTCACACACTAAAGTCATTGAAACTACATATATAGAACATCCTACAACAGTTACGAGTATAATCAAACTAAATTTCACCACTAAATTTCACTGCTTAGTAAAACACACTACATGACTAGGGTTTTCTCTGATAACGTAAGGTACACGGCATGGATACACAAGCAAGTAACCAGTCCGACATTGTTGTACAATTTCAACTTGTATGTCGCATTGTCCCGTCAAGCTGGAACTCGTGCATCCAGATACCTCTTCATGTGCACGGAATACCCTGGCGTCGCAAACTAGGATGGAGACATGCGTCAGAGAATCGTCTACCGCAAAAGATACACGGCCGAGGGACAAGAACAATAGTGTATTTTCAACATAAATGTAACATGACTGCTTATGGGCTTGTGGGGCCTTGAACGAGGCAAGATATAATCGATTGCAAAATCAGATGGAAAGAATTGTAGCACGTACAAAAAACGCGTTAGAAGCCTTATGACTGGTGTAATAGAAACTCGGAGCACCAAACTATACGAAGAAGGCTGAAACGGCTTTGTCAAATGCCAGTGAAGTACGTATATACTAATGAATATGTCAAAGATCAAGGTCTATAGTGAACGGCAGTCGGGTAAGAGGTGGTGCGACTATCTGCAGggaaatatgaaaaattcatgTTTTTGGTACTAAATACCTAGTATATGGTATCTTCAAGAATGTGGATTAATAGAGCTAGAAGGTATGTTGTCGGTAAGGGTGGCATGAGTCTCAACCGCAAGTTAATGAGTACCAGTGAGAGTGAAACGGTAAATTATGCTAACAGGAAAACTATAATCGAACAAAAGCCCCAAGGGTACTATCCGCCCATTGATACAATCAGACCCAATGATGCTAAAAGAAGCCGTATACCGAACTTTAGACAGTCTTTTGAGATGGTAGATTTTGTTCAGTATCCTAGCAAACGGTATCCTGAGCTATATAATATAGAGGGTAAGATCACAAGTATACGAAAATCGGGGAAAGCGATGTACTTCATTGATTTGATACAAGACGGGGCAAAGGTGCAGATAATGGCCAGTAATAAGCTCATGCAAATGACAGCacaagaatttgatgatgcCCATGCGTTTTTCAGAAAGGGTGACTTTATTTCGTGTGTTGGACATCCCTCAGTCACCAACGTAGGTGAATTGTCATTAAAGCTATGTAGACCCATTAATTTAGCGTCACCGTGCTTGAATCTGATGACGATTCCCGACAAGATAAAAGATAGGGGTCTTATAAATAGTAACAGAGTTTTGGACTACTTGGTGAACGCCGATCTGAAGCAAAGGCTAATGATAAAATCCATCGTCATTCAGGCAATCCGGCAATTTTTTGTAAAGAGAGATTTTATGGAAGTCCAGACACCTATCCTTGGAGGATATGGAACGGGAGCAAATGCAGAGCCCTTCAAGACCATTCTGAACGCGTTGAAATCCACAGGGGATGGTAGCAAGTATTTACAGTTGAGAGTTGCTCCTGAACTCTGGCTAAAGAAGTTAGTAATTAGTGGATTTGATAAGATCTTCGAAATAGGTCAGAATTTCAGAAATGAAGGCATTGATCTGACCCATAACCCCGAATTTACCACTTGCGAATTTTACCAATCATTTacaaatttgaatgaattgatgatattaacagaagaattatttgtgGAGATCTTTGATACATTAAAGGAAAAGAAGCTATCACTCGTGGACGAGCAACTACCATCACTTTCTGCATTGGCCAGTGGCACTTTTCCAAAGTACGAATTCATTCCTACATTAGAACTGAAGACCGGTGTTGCATTACCAAGCGAGTTGACTGCGGAAAGCTTgattgaatattataacAGTATAGGTCTTGAGGTTCCCGTATTAAAATCTCCATCGAATCTCCTTGATAATCTCTCATCTATCTATTTGGAATCAATTTCTCAGGATACAAAAACTCCC
Protein-coding regions in this window:
- a CDS encoding DEHA2A05346p (some similarities with CA4879|IPF1660 Candida albicans), which translates into the protein MWSRYLRKRLLKPPVSNIKRTYSELCQSHNYRNDKTYGQYYDRFNDVKQNPDRNSIRSILDSAFYTTPIDNNDSYLMNDFLETISNIPNHYHTYVQEYLEKLNRNEIRDCLKQNIALQLLLSSNNSDQAEVYQFIVENLHHKLNVNLLEIFIFNLIKAENISAATTLLHILLDKIPNFNLSNELWSYYISKTCELGHYLGSCLIYHELIDNHQTRSGESTGINFQNSYIPFLVANSLLEKLGSIFSNNRDPMRINGVLNYHKRFYSYSGHADTYKSLRCSLVEAYSNEGNLGEALKHFRTLAFIFKGHRNYKKNESISTPKMSAFSHFRWRRDNIKNNNYDSISQVPDKIKTSLDFQEEASSKELNMKLFRPDEERNVYTYPGHSYIPVVDGSLRLSDLPYFRSLINSNIQHLMNNSGPERLDSLMNYISGCHFMLHIFINSCLCELGYINEAFSLLVKLPKIYPKVYSNVLIREEDFIYLFEACKHRFNSLDIDSDYTQFNEAEQTYQLLHEIKLFQESVNQRANVNMFSMKLHEIFISTMLSYRGITLEKISVYLDNLLRLSTVNSPITILIDEPQFNKLKSLCSTANELKYSKLVRMRD
- a CDS encoding DEHA2A05368p (similar to uniprot|P39952 Saccharomyces cerevisiae YER154W OXA1 Translocase of the mitochondrial inner membrane), with translation MFRTCMARSQRAIRIQNVLRPNILSVTPVFLNQTSTVRFNSTKSSEIADKVSEIKNELTSFDHQASPTGYVSDMTSDQLGYLDSIGLAQGYGPTALIERLLEYSHVYTGLPWWATIIVTTVAVRSVMFPLYVKASINGAKMAKIKPELDQVMQELREAENPQEQVQAAHKRKALMKDNDVHMSHQMFPVLQLPIAYGFFQGLRKMANHPVEGFSTQGNAWFADLTQVDPYCGLQIISAAVVVSMVRLGGETGAAAMNPMMKKVMTYVPILSIFITKELSAAVVLYFAANSIFSFIQALVLRNKYFRKFAKMPPIVAPASIPGAKQPPATVSEWWKEFNQNMNQNVGKKMKESNTKLGAIHKRKSGISNGFIKKH
- a CDS encoding DEHA2A05412p (similar to uniprot|P32048 Saccharomyces cerevisiae YNL073W MSK1 Mitochondrial lysine-tRNA synthetase) — its product is MVSSRMWINRARRYVVGKGGMSLNRKLMSTSESETVNYANRKTIIEQKPQGYYPPIDTIRPNDAKRSRIPNFRQSFEMVDFVQYPSKRYPELYNIEGKITSIRKSGKAMYFIDLIQDGAKVQIMASNKLMQMTAQEFDDAHAFFRKGDFISCVGHPSVTNVGELSLKLCRPINLASPCLNSMTIPDKIKDRGLINSNRVLDYLVNADSKQRLMIKSIVIQAIRQFFVKRDFMEVQTPILGGYGTGANAEPFKTISNALKSTGDGSKYLQLRVAPELWLKKLVISGFDKIFEIGQNFRNEGIDSTHNPEFTTCEFYQSFTNLNELMILTEELFVEIFDTLKEKKLSLVDEQLPSLSALASGTFPKYEFIPTLESKTGVALPSELTAESLIEYYNSIGLEVPVLKSPSNLLDNLSSIYLESISQDTKTPIFIYNQPSVLSPLAKSAILDYDGRSYDISLRFELFIQGKEYVNSYEEENSPFEQSKKFKLQQLTKTQFNDNEMIIPDWEYIKSMEYGLPPTGGWGCGIDRLCMLFSGSERIEEVLSFGNIRDVVRQ
- a CDS encoding DEHA2A05390p (weakly similar to uniprot|P39960 Saccharomyces cerevisiae YER155C BEM2 Rho GTPase activating protein), translated to MRKIWSQRKERDKRKSFMSIYSSNEQQEHEKPSGGHGESDGLDDQSTLANSTIGSIPESSESDYTVGTKNSVRSVSTLAKNDYDQHTVKNAWLNVTVGTSSVHDMSENMLRVYRAELKGSHMYLYKPMVLNARRFQLADATEEADQHPDIFNHNNESGVSEQSVAQEDTSNEFPQLTFFRIDMAHPGLKYDFDRRQFLLDSTVEALVHFLLFQTNSLYTISTGQLIETLPLFPDFGAVIRLVLSFLTNLFDSKLKGEFNAQIMTERILRLLSNIEENFQGFLVRCEVYPIILKIIEVLSDNLQHDDIVHKVQAFKTNLVGKQNSIIESVTYDLPSENPFHALNSNVFINDINVIDFSKTINFIDLNFFKNWNSNIDKSLLLYSSLKDNSAQDFFYKKNPLIFDNDHHIHYLSRLLINHMFIENISGKNNNFLERKARLIEKWIDLGCFLEKSGNMSSWLGIASIILSQPILRLTRIWYLVSPDYIRLLKNDWSPVLFELDRRFLVNGSINSDQISKTSDSLNLKFDDFTSRDSYHIMAPRGLGKIYPKENVIPYFGDLIMNNHSTDINELESIWKRINYSFNRWNEYLSSLTNYDEIIKYNDDVLRRYDNMGFIFSNESLNQVLYLGVNSDDTKPLPAKYKDSSSSNINTDLHKKLLKLIEVNCDSTNLEKIMKLSLLMEPELPESYLKVPIDTSSANSDGPNATISSISIHSNDSSGSLNTPLNDSNISLPSSQQQSLGDDRASKIPTFNNNYFKIALAKYDDLLLQNISSEQKSKLQSLDSSVIKHNFVIDDELTLRVDDFVTDLESSFINSSTLQGLEDDDDDEIPGLGIDVDDILNSDKFNHIDINDNSEPTIQNEEKPINKNKRSKNYSLISSDSSKFSPHSGYIPKYASIDRLIDLLLIDAKYFNENISINLSEYRFVFLLNYNSFITTKELLDKLSHRFINSSNAIISIMKKLYLIKNGNVDIQSQLEFPNWNLDTSVNINELGNVDYEALLEIQTNILKVLIVLINNFYSNFVNDLINKKIFIKLLKLFSNEILQWYNSNKIDSHLEKAFENLVKYYKKLKKLFIKKTYRPIEMSKFDENLIKEFRFSNSLHDVPINRNLPGHKNLNKVEKFLHKFNKLLTTFYKLIKTEDWIKIYKILENQFEKHSLLGFNLQKASTNDDNMIISNIFNFFESLSDPQEKQLVLKQFPLVFRKLFKLYFKFRSYLLIQLSDLNITVDERLDRMKTLLLMLKISKMKMSDNQFVFEGDQDNIPSCIETAISNVIYLPESRLFASLWIKASMSLNDDSSNLSFDDINSLLPTNISEANFAINEPLLPCFGWIIENLIEANKCPSFHKQIINFNKRYLIYKIIKELCIEDIDGQESNGFNCHENREFDFLLKLDESLVNRQRIKDFIVGQDKERSRLFRSVLHDQHKILALDNKKKHMRDGSGSNMSINPTSSMHTLSKKSSSSSLRRQSLSYKSNSSSRFKISGIFSKSRPFSLNASSTSERIISSNELPNVESYADPKQKAFLIIPLKNKKIFPVYSLPFAFKIDSDSPNEDSFFQAPNESELNDWLVKLNYANRHWFYSKNLNLKANHSCSTFGIPIEVVCNRDQSLVPRFLVVIFEEIENEGIKDTGIYRISSSVSELNHVKSIIDKTGTISFNERAYNPHTLASCVKSYFRELPDALLIDQVIEGFFTLEKESPEKSDSSSVIENYRQILKNLSTPNYQTLKLLLKHLQKVSQFSEHNKMTASNLATVIGPALTEASNLDCLINNFGFMNSILEKLITNYDYVFQDGS